One stretch of Punica granatum isolate Tunisia-2019 chromosome 5, ASM765513v2, whole genome shotgun sequence DNA includes these proteins:
- the LOC116208862 gene encoding protein NRT1/ PTR FAMILY 5.6 produces the protein MKEKVMMEEERKGERKGNDQAAVMAIGAAHDDEQFDGEKWVHDSSIDHKGRIPLRASTGAWRASLFIIAIEFSERLSYFGLATSLIIYLTKVIHQDLKTATKSVNYWAGVTTLMPLFGGFLADAYLGRYFTVLASAIIYLMGLTLLTMSWFVPSLKPCEGEEVCQQPRKIHEVVFFLAIYLVSIGTGGHKPALESFGADQFDDDHAKERKSKMSYFNWWNFGLCSGLLLGVTVVVYIQEHVNWGTADIIFTAVMALSLVIFIAGKPVYRYRAPIGSPLTPMLRVLVAAFAKRNLPCPSDPSGLYEVAKSEKTKGRLLCHTDKLKFLDKAAIIEDNGNPVENKQCSRRLATVTQVEEVKLILNMIPIWLATLPFGICVAQAATFFIKQGTTLNRDIGGFLIPPASIYALAAIGMIISVTFYDKVLVPVLRRATGNERGIKILQRIGIGMIFSVITMVVAALVERKRLGIVKSNADNNLPEKGSMTMSVLWLAPQFLIIGFGDGFALVGLQEYFYDQVPDSMRSLGIAFYLSVIGAANFLSSLLITAVDRITEDHDGRSWFGKDLNSSRLDKFYWLLAVMTLANLCFYVVLAKRYSYRSVQRSSSVAVADCYDKDAEEV, from the exons ATGAAGGAGAAGGTGATgatggaggaggagaggaaagGGGAGAGGAAAGGAAATGATCAAGCTGCAGTGATGGCGATAGGAGCTGCTCATGATGATGAGCAGTTTGATGGTGAGAAATGGGTGCATGATTCTTCCATTGATCACAAGGGGAGGATCCCTCTTAGGGCTTCCACTGGTGCTTGGAGAGCCTCTCTCTTCATCATTG CTATCGAGTTCAGCGAGAGGCTGAGCTACTTCGGGCTAGCAACAAGCCTGATCATTTACCTGACCAAGGTCATCCATCAGGATCTGAAGACGGCAACAAAGAGCGTGAACTATTGGGCTGGTGTGACCACATTGATGCCGCTGTTTGGGGGGTTCTTGGCAGATGCTTACTTGGGTCGATACTTCACGGTCCTCGCTTCCGCAATCATTTATCTCATG GGCTTGACACTCCTGACCATGTCCTGGTTCGTTCCAAGCTTAAAGCCATGTGAAGGCGAGGAAGTATGCCAGCAACCGCGGAAGATTCACGAGGTTGTTTTTTTCCTAGCAATTTACTTGGTATCAATAGGGACAGGGGGCCACAAGCCCGCGCTGGAGAGCTTCGGGGCCGACCAGTTTGATGATGATCACGCCAAGGAAAGGAAGAGCAAGATGTCCTACTTCAACTGGTGGAACTTTGGGCTCTGTTCGGGGCTCTTGCTCGGTGTCACGGTCGTTGTCTATATCCAGGAGCATGTCAACTGGGGAACTGCCGATATAATCTTCACTGCGGTGATGGCCTTATCTCTTGTCATTTTTATTGCCGGAAAGCCAGTCTACCGCTATAGGGCACCAATCGGGAGTCCGCTAACGCCAATGCTTCGGGTTCTTGTGGCGGCCTTTGCCAAGAGAAACCTTCCTTGCCCTTCGGATCCTTCAGGATTGTACGAGGTAGCCAAGTCGGAAAAGACCAAGGGAAGGCTCTTGTGCCACACCGACAAGCTCAA GTTTCTTGACAAAGCTGCTATTATTGAAGATAACGGGAACCCCGTTGAGAACAAGCAATGCTCTCGGAGGCTAGCAACAGTGACTCAAGTCGAGGAGGTAAAGCTGATCCTCAACATGATCCCAATTTGGCTAGCCACACTCCCGTTCGGGATTTGCGTGGCCCAGGCAGCCACATTCTTCATCAAGCAGGGGACAACGCTGAACCGTGACATTGGCGGGTTCCTTATCCCACCAGCCTCGATTTATGCCCTGGCAGCAATCGGGATGATCATCTCAGTCACGTTCTATGACAAGGTCCTGGTGCCGGTCCTAAGGCGGGCCACGGGGAACGAGCGGGGTATCAAGATACTCCAGAGGATCGGGATTGGGATGATCTTTTCGGTCATCACCATGGTGGTGGCGGCCCTGGTGGAGAGGAAGAGGCTCGGTATCGTCAAGAGCAATGCCGATAACAACCTCCCTGAGAAAGGGTCAATGACAATGAGTGTGCTCTGGCTGGCTCCACAGTTCCTCATCATCGGGTTCGGTGACGGATTCGCCCTAGTAGGCCTGCAGGAGTACTTTTACGACCAGGTCCCGGACTCCATGAGGAGCCTGGGAATTGCATTCTACCTGAGCGTGATCGGGGCTGCGAACTTCTTGAGCAGCTTGTTGATCACAGCTGTTGACCGCATCACCGAGGACCATGACGGGCGCAGTTGGTTCGGGAAGGACCTGAACAGCAGCAGACTGGACAAATTCTACTGGCTGTTGGCAGTGATGACACTGGCGAACCTCTGCTTCTATGTGGTCTTGGCGAAGAGGTATTCCTACAGGAGTGTGCAGAGGAGCAGCTCTGTGGCTGTGGCCGACTGCTATGACAAGGATGCCGAAGAGGTCTGA